The Medicago truncatula cultivar Jemalong A17 chromosome 4, MtrunA17r5.0-ANR, whole genome shotgun sequence genome includes a region encoding these proteins:
- the LOC11407765 gene encoding DNA replication licensing factor MCM3, with protein MDLSEEVRQAHKREFVDFLDQDIGKSIYMDEIKALINHKRRRLIVNISDLHNFRDLGNRILRNPSEYMQSFCDAVTETVRGSDPKYLKEGEQVLVGFEGPFVSRRVTPRDLLSEFIGSMVCVEGIITKCSLVRPKVVKSVHFCPTTGSFTSRDYRDITSNLGLPTGSVYPTRDESGNLLVTEYGMCKYKDHQTLSMQEVPENSAPGQLPRTVDIIAEDDLVDSCKPGDRVAIVGIYKALPGKSKGSVNGVFRTVLIANNVSLLNKEANAPIYSPEDLKNIKKIAERDDTFDLLGNSLAPSIHGHSWIKKAVILLMLGGVEKNLKNGTHLRGDINMMMVGDPSVAKSQLLRAIMNIAPLAISTTGRGSSGVGLTAAVTSDQETGERRLEAGAMVLADRGVVCIDEFDKMNDQDRVAIHEVMEQQTVTIAKAGIHASLNARCSVVAAANPIYGTYDRSLTPTKNIGLPDSLLSRFDLLFIVLDQMDPDIDRQISEHVLRMHRFRSAIDGGEAAHDGSARYGREEEADTESSVFVKYNRMLHGKKTDRGRKRDTLTIKFLKKYIHYAKHRIQPDLTDEASEQIAAAYAELRNAKSNAKTGGTLPITARTLETIIRLSTAHAKLKLSRKVSKSDVDAALKILNFAIYHKELTEMDEREEERERELERKRRADGENDGPDRGSKSKRNSTSDAMEVDDTSEAQPAVGLTPERIEAFNSLFGQHMRSNRLDQIPIADIEDVINRGAGSTYSSADVLLLLEKLQEDNRLMIADGIVHMVS; from the exons ATGGATTTGAGCGAAGAAGTTCGTCAAGCTCACAAGCGAGAATTCGTTGATTTCTTAGATCAAGAT ATCGGAAAAAGCATTTACATGGATGAAATCAAAGCTCTAATCAACCACAAACGCCGCCGCTTAATCGTCAACATCTCTGATCTCCACAACTTCCGCGACTTAGGAAACAG GATTTTGAGAAATCCGAGTGAGTATATGCAATCATTCTGTGATGCGGTGACCGAAACTGTTCGTGGTAGTGATCCAAAGTATTTGAAGGAAGGGGAACAAGTGCTTGTTGGATTTGAAGGTCCTTTTGTTTCTCGCCGAGTTACGCCTAGGGATCTTCTTTCTGAATTTATAGGTTCTATGGTTTGTGTTGAGGGCATTATCACTAAAT GCTCTCTCGTAAGGCCAAAGGTTGTTAAAAGTGTTCATTTCTGCCCCACCACTGGAAGCTTCACAAGCCGTGATTATCGCGACATTACATCTAATTTGGGTTTGCCCACTGGATCTGTTTATCCCACAAGG GATGAAAGTGGCAACTTGCTTGTGACCGAGTATGGAATGTGCAAATACAAGGATCATCAAACCTTGTCCATGCAGGAAGTTCCTGAAAATTCTGCACCTGGTCAGCTCCCAAGAACAGTGGATATCATAGCAGAGGATGACCTCGTTGATTCTTGCAAGCCTGGAGATCGTGTAGCTATTGTTGGGATATATAAGGCTCTTCCAGGAAAAAGCAAAGGCAGTGTGAATGGTGTATTCAG GACTGTGCTCATAGCGAACAATGTATCTCTTCTCAACAAAGAGGCTAATGCTCCAATCTACAGCCCTGAAGaccttaaaaacataaaaaagataGCTGAAAGAGATGATACATTTGATCTTCTTGGTAATTCACTTGCACCTTCTATACATGGCCATTCTTGGATAAAGAAAGCAGTGATTTTATTGATGCTTGGTGGAGTGGAGAAGAACCTAAAGAATGGAACTCATTTGAGAGG TGACATTAATATGATGATGGTTGGTGATCCCTCTGTTGCTAAGTCTCAACTCTTGAGAGCAATTATGAATATTGCTCCCTTGGCCATATCAACTACTGGCCGGGGTTCTTCTGGGGTTGGTTTGACAGCAGCAGTTACTTCAGATCAAGAAACAG GAGAAAGAAGGTTAGAAGCTGGGGCAATGGTTCTTGCTGACAGAGGTGTTGTCTGCATTGATGAATTTGACAAAATGAATGATCAAGATCGTGTAGCTATACACGAAGTTATGGAGCAGCAGACCGTAACTATCGCTAAAGCTGGGATCCATGCCTCACTTAATGCTCGTTGCAGTGTGGTGGCAGCTGCAAATCCCATATATGGAACT TATGATCGTTCACTGACTCCAACTAAAAATATTGGACTACCGGACTCTTTACTTTCTCGATTTGATCTGTTGTTTATTGTGTTGGACCAAATGGATCCTGATATTGATCGCCAAATATCAGAGCACGTTCTGCGTATGCATCGATTTCGTTCTGCCATTGATGGAG GTGAGGCGGCACATGATGGGAGCGCAAGATATGGAAGAGAAGAGGAAGCTGATACTGAATCATCTGTCTTTGTCAAATATAACAGAATGCTACATGGAAAGAAAACAGACAGAGGTCGCAAACGCGATACACTTACGATTAAGTTCCTGAAAAAGTATATCCATTATGCTAAGCATAGGATTCAACCTGACCTGACCGACGAG GCATCTGAGCAGATTGCTGCAGCATACGCTGAGCTCAGGAATGCAAAGTCAAATGCGAAG ACTGGAGGAACACTTCCAATAACTGCCAGAACTTTAGAAACTATAATACGTCTCTCTACTGCTCATGCTAAATTGAAGTTGAGCAGAAAG GTTTCAAAGTCTGATGTTGATGCTGCGTTGAAGATTCTGAATTTTGCAATATATCATAAAGAACTGACAGAAATGGATGAGCGTGAAGAAGAGAGGGAAAGGGAACTGGAGAGGAAGCGTAGGGCTGACGGTGAAAATGATGGTCCTGACCGTGGTTctaaaagtaaaagaaa CTCAACATCAGATGCCATGGAAGTAGACGATACCTCAGAAGCCCAACCTGCTGTTGGTCTCACTCCTGAAAG AATCGAAGCATTCAATTCCCTATTTGGTCAGCATATGCGTTCCAACCGTTTGGATCAAATACCTATTGCAGACATAGAGGATGTAATCAATAGAGGGGCAGGTTCCACTTACAGCTCTGCAGATGTATTGCTCCTGTTAGAG AAGTTGCAAGAAGACAATAGATTAATGATAGCTGATGGAATAGTGCATATGGTATCATAA